A portion of the Lolium rigidum isolate FL_2022 chromosome 1, APGP_CSIRO_Lrig_0.1, whole genome shotgun sequence genome contains these proteins:
- the LOC124656799 gene encoding BTB/POZ and MATH domain-containing protein 1-like: MLSAAAAEKSSPSASAITVDMSRGYHIVKINCYSLTKQTPTGKSLDSSWFTVCGHRWRILYFPNGDRSDSADYISLFLLLDNQDVSKEVKAQSIFRFVDTVTTDEKHPSLTSLAVNTFGSKNRSWGISKFIKREDLHRSEHLVDDSFTIRCDIAVISEIPVEAPKFVSVPSSDLNEHLGDLLTTAKGADVVFEVAGETFAAHRWLLASRSSVFDAQLFGSIKESGTADVIRVDDMEARVFAALLRFAYTDSLLPETITQEEEEAAGMWQHLLVAADRYSFERLKLVCQEKLCKHIDVSTVGTILALSEQHRCDGLKKACFHFLSSPTNLMAATATDSFQHLSRSCPSVMIQLIAMSSRSHSA; the protein is encoded by the coding sequence ATGCtgtccgccgctgccgccgagaaGTCGTCGCCGTCAGCCTCCGCCATTACGGTCGACATGTCTAGGGGATACCACATCGTCAAAATCAATTGCTACTCTCTCACCAAGCAGACCCCCACCGGGAAGAGCCTCGATTCCTCCTGGTTCACCGTGTGTGGCCATCGCTGGCGCATCCTCTACTTCCCCAACGGCGACCGCAGCGACAGTGCCGACTACATATCCCTTTTCCTCCTACTCGACAACCAAGATGTCTCCAAGGAAGTGAAGGCGCAGTCCATCTTCCGTTTCGTCGACACCGTCACCACGGACGAGAAGCACCCTTCTCTCACATCGTTGGCGGTAAACACCTTCGGTAGCAAGAATCGTTCTTGGGGAATCTCCAAGTTCATCAAAAGGGAGGACCTGCACAGGTCCGAGCACCTCGTAGACGACTCCTTCACCATCAGGTGTGACATCGCCGTTATCAGCGAGATCCCTGTCGAGGCTCCCAAGTTCGTCTCTGTGCCATCGTCCGACCTGAACGAACACCTGGGAGATCTCCTCACCACTGCCAAGGGTGCCGATGTGGTCTTCGAGGTCGCCGGGGAGACGTTCGCGGCGCACCGCTGGCTGCTCGCGTCCCGGTCTTCGGTTTTCGATGCGCAACTCTTCGGCTCCATCAAAGAGAGCGGCACCGCCGACGTCATACGCGTAGACGACATGGAGGCGCGGGTGTTCGCAGCTCTGCTACGCTTCGCCTACACTGACTCGTTGTTACCGGAGACGATAacgcaagaggaagaggaagctgCTGGCATGTGGCAGCATCTGCTCGTCGCTGCGGACAGGTACAGCTTTGAGAGGCTAAAACTGGTTTGCCAGGAGAAGCTATGCAAGCACATCGATGTAAGCACCGTAGGGACGATCCTGGCGCTCTCTGAACAGCACCGCTGTGACGGGTTGAAGAAGGCGTGCTTCCATTTTCTCAGCTCTCCAACTAATCTGATGGCAGCCACGGCCACTGACAGCTTTCAGCATCTGAGTAGGAGCTGCCCCTCTGTTATGATACAGCTGATTGCCATGTCCTCACGCAGTCACTCGGCATAA